The genomic stretch ccttagaCTTCTCTTCGTCCTTGCCAGTAATACTTGACATGATTCTATTCACTGTCTCCCCAACAATGGCAGAACTCACCATCTCTGCCATGACTGATCAATAATTTAACCTGCAGAAACTCTGCAAAGGCAAGAACTGAGTTAACATGCATGAGCTAAAAGGGGGGGAATTGAATGTATGCGTAGCTAGAAGTATTAGTGAAGTACTCTCTCGTTGTTGTTGCCGACACCACCCAGAGGTGTAGGTTTACTTGGTGTGCAGGATCATGCTCATTAGCAATGGTAAAGATATAATCATTATATAAGTAGATGTCTTGCAATCACAATCGGGAGGCTTGATGTGTGAAAACTGACGAGGAGGTAGATGAGAGTCAATGGGAAGTGAGGACAGCACGGAAGTTAGATGGGTTTCATTGACAAAAGTAGTGGCGGAGGCCCCTCTTTTCTTAAGTTTTTTGAAGAAATAGCTTATTTTACATTAAAAATTGTCAAACAGAGCATAAATTTTCTTAGCTTTACAAATATATATTTGTCGTCAAGCGCCGACACAAAAGTGAAATTTGACTTTACTAGTGTATCCCATAAGAAGTACTAATAAACAAGGACCTGACTTATTGGGCTCAGTTCAGCTCCCTTTGACTATTTGCCATTCTAGAtaggaattttctttttctcatggACTGTATGAAGAGAgagaaattttaaaaaaaatttagcacAAGGAATCTACAACCAGCATGATGTTGCACAAAGTTAAAGACGAGGTTGCGATGTGGACTACGACCGGAGCAAAATATCTTTCCGTTTTAATTCCCCGCCGTTAATTCTTTCCACGCTAAGGGCCTTATACGTTTGGTGCTTTGTATTGAACTTTCGCACTGCTTGGTGCTTTGTATTTGTCCAGTACGTTTGGTGCTTTGTATTGAACTTTCGCACTGCTTGGTGCTTTGTATTTGTCCAGTCtagatccttttctttttaatataatcggtagctctcctgcctggttcgtttcgaaaaaataaatatgaaatttttttattgAGACTTGAGAGCTACTGCAGCTGAACATCAGATTCAGATGAACAAAATGAGAGTTGCCAAAAATACGGAAAACCATAATTGTGCATAGTAAACGATCCATACAGCATTTGGAGATGGTAATTAACGGTGACAGATCATCCCGTGCATTTGTGATCTTCCCAAGTCAAAGAAATCCCTTCAATTATTGTTGCGTCTAATCTCGATCTCTTGTACTGATTTGCTGTATGCATTCTGTGATTGCTACAGATAGACTGATAGACACACATCACACATCATTACAAACGGTCATATTCTGAAGGCAGCTGCTCCTGAAATTTCCCTTTCGGTAATAGTAAACTTGACAGAGACCAAATAAAACGAAAAAAAACAAGGAATGCAGTTGAACAGTAGGGAAAGAAAAGAACCAACAAACCAAATGAAGCCATGTTGCTCCCCGCCGGGCGCCGGATCTGGATTTCTGTGCTGTCGgcgaaggcggtggcggcgccgtgaAGCTTTGGTGTCGATGGATGAGGCTGGACCAGCGAGGATGTGCTCCTCCTCTGTTCGTGCTGCGCCAGGCTCCCAGAGGAGCACAAGCTCCGCACAGGCGGTGAGCTCATGATCAACCTCCGCGGCGAGGTCATGTATGGCCCACCGGCATGCTCTCCGCGGCACGGTAGAGCTGTGGCATGGCGTGGAcgcgagaggcggcggcggccaccgagGCCGGAAGCGATGGGGAGAAATGATCGAGGAGAGCTTGGGCCTGTCCCTTGCAGGTCCACGGAAGCCCATCAGAACATACCAAAGCCCAGCACGAGAATTAGCAAAAGCCCAATAGTCAAGTCCAAATACCAAAGGCCCAATGACTCTCGCCGCGGTTAAGCCCTGGCCGTAGCCCCCCCGGAACCATCATGGCCGCCaagcgccgccgtctccgcctaCACCTCCGGCAGTCCGCCCACCGCGTGGCTCTAGCGCCACCAGTCTGTCTCGTCGTTACGGCTTAGTGATCTTCGACAAGTATGAGGCGGCGGAAGGGGTGGTTGTTATCGTTCGAGCAGCGAATAGAGGTGAATGGCTTTTAGTCAGAGTCGATCATGATTGTTTTCTGTTAGAGATAATTGCAGTTACTGTTTGTTTCTTTACATTTCTTTTTATTCGGTGTGACTTACAACTTCCAGGCAGATTTTATGCTGTTTCCAGTACTGATGATGCTGTGACAGTGTTGCTGTTTCTCCTTAACTTTCAATACCTGTTTGTTGCATCTGATTGCCATATCTAATAAATATGCTCATTAAACTTGCTAAATGCAAGCTGTCATTTGATCAAGTCAAAGTTCAGTGTTTTTATCGTGCCCACAAACCATCTTATGTCACATTGACTGCAAATCCTAGGACGTGTTGACATGGTAACTAGCTAGTATATAAACTAGTGTTCTCATTGTCCCTCGGCATTAATTATATTAGTTAATAGCAGATCCACACTACACTGTAGGATTCTGACTATTCATAGTACCATCTTGTTAAGAAAGTAAGCTTGCCAATGGAGGTAGTTTTCACGGCGATTATGGGTGAGATTGCCAATAAATCGATATCTTTCTTGATTGACAAGTGCTCAAATAATCTAGATACGCCAACCGAGGAGGATCGGAGGATAAAGACTCTGCAAAGCCTGTTGCTAAGGGCGTGTGTCATCGTCGAGGAGGCAGACGGGCGGAACATCACAAACCAAGCGATGGTACACCAACTCAACATACTGAGGAAAGAAATGTACAGAGGTTATTTCGTCATGGACAGCTTGATCACAAGCCAAACCAGTGAGGAAGACAAGTCCAAAGATCATGATGTGAGTAGTAACCCTTTTGCTATATCTAAATTCAATCCTGTGAAGCGTCTCTTTTTCCACACTCGTAGTACACATGGGGAGAACGAACTGCAGCAAGTGCTCGGCAATTTGAACAACATCATCACTGACATGAGAGAGTTTATAGAATTCATGAAGGAATATCCTCCATTGTACAGGCAACCATACAGTATGCATCTGTTTCTTGACAAGTGCATGTTTGGTCGGCAAATGGAAATGGAGAGGATCATGAATTTCTTAATGACAGAAGGCCCTCCTAGTGCAAAGGATGTGGATGTTCTACCAATTGTCGGTCCAGTCAATGTTGGGAAGAGTACTCTTGTTGGACATGTATGCAATGATGAAAGAGTGCGCAATAACTTTGCTCGAATTGTGTTCATTACTGAAGTTGATATTAAAGACAATGGGCTAACCGATTTAAAGGATGGAGGCCTGATCATACACCAAAACAACTCGCCAAATGGAAATGAGAGATTGCTATCTATCATTGAATTCCCTGACGATGTTGATGAGGCTGGGTGGAAGATGTATTTAGCCTTTGCCACAAGGCTTGCTGCTACGGTAAAAATTATAATCACAAGCAGATCAAGCAAAATCATAGGTTTTGGTACCACACAGGCTCTTATACTCAATTTTCTGCCGCCAGAGGCATACTGGTATTTCTTCAAGGTAATTACATTTGGGAGTGCATATCCAAAGGATCATCCAAAACTGGAATCTATTGCCATGGAGATATGCAGAGGTATCAATGGATCATTTAAAGTTGCAAACATTGTCTCTAGCTTACTAAGAGATTCTCTTAATGCTCGACATTGGTTTGTGGTTCATAAATTTCTTAAGCTACTTATGGAAATGAATATCTGTTTGACTGCACATGAGTCGAAGGAGGTACGAACTTATTACTATCTTAAAAGAATGGTCAACAATGACCACTTCATAATTTATGATTACCATGAAAGTTTTGCTGACGACATGGTCCCCAAGACAACATTATGTGATGTGATATTTGGAAGTGTTAGATGTGAAGGGAAATTCAAGGTCCTTTCATGGAAGTCACGCATACCACCATATAAGAACTACATCTATACTTGtgacatgaagaagaagaagaagaagacaacgtagtgagaaaaaaaataaagaaaatatgaaGGACAACTAATTTGATCTCATTAGTCCTCAATTTGATATGAATGAATTTGATTATATGGTTGATACGCCACAAATGGTGATGCCCAGAACAAAGCCacattgtgaattgtgatgcttGGCCAGGACAAATGGGTTGAGGTCACTATCACTCCTATCCCAATTGCTAGTTGTGTTGTTTCTGTGCGGCACATTTTTAATCTTAAGAGGTAGCGGGTGCATGTGTTTTCCTTAATTCCTATGTGCTTTGTTTGTTGTACTTGGACTGTTTTGTATCTACATAAGGCTATAACGGAAATCCTAATATGAATTCAGTGTTTCTCCCGCACCTGACTTTTCTAGCCTCTGATTCCCTTGTGATTCACTCATGATTTGTGCGGATATGGTTCATCCTTGTTTATTTCTGAGAGGTTATGTTTAGGGGATTGGGATTCTCTCTCATGATCTCCTAGTGAGTTACAGTTGGGCATATGGACCTTCAAGATAGGAATATGCAGGCTATGCATTTGTCTTCAGATTTGCCTCCTTCCCATAACCCTTCTTACAGAGATCAGATGCCATGAGTTGGGGTAGTGTACCTTTAGTTTCCTATTATGAATGTGTCATTTGAGCGTTTATTTTACTTAATTGTAATCGTAAACTTCTTCCTCCTTAAATGAATTAGCAGTGCTCCTgctccttttaaaaaaaaagagagatcaGATGCCAAGCCAGTGGAGAAGAGGAATCCAAAGATATTTGTGTAAAGTGACCCTTTTTCTTTATCTAAATTCAACTCTGCCAagtgtcttttttttctccactaGTGATACACATAGACTAACAAAAATGCAGCAAGTGCTCAAGCCCACTACCTTCATGAGGGCCACAGCTTATAAAAGCGCACATTTTCCCCTAAAAGCTCCATAAAGAATTTATGTGCCTGGGGGTTTATAGGTGGCAGGTCCGGAGCAAACTACCTTCATGAGGGTCAGCTAATCCTCTCTCACAGCACAGCAATAAGGGCGCGAAGGGAGGCTAGAGGCAACTAGCCTGGGAAGATGTTTGAATTATTGGGCCGTATTTTACAAACTGATTTGGGCATTGGGCTTTGATCTGGATCATCCTGGAACAAAAGAGAGAAGTGCCCAATCTTGCAAAGCCTTCTCCTCTGCCAATCATATATGGCTTCCGGTCATTAATTAGGATTCGTGCAAAATTCCATCCTTGGATGCATCCGTCCCCTCCAATCCTAGCTTCATGGATGATGCCACCACCCCTAGCCCCTcaccgccattgccgccccCGCCACTGCGCCTGCCGGCGTCACCGTGGATGCACCCGCCGGCACCGGAGAagacactactagaaatatgacctCTCGTCCCGAGCATTTGTACCGGTTAGGTCTAACATTAGTACTGGTTCCATGTTTGGAAGCCCCCGgaggccctctagtaccgggtgaccctccagtaccggttggaggctccacccggtactagaggtcCTAGAGCCTCTCCACGCCCCACCGCGAGGACTTAATTTAGGCACAGCAGCGCTAGCACAGCAGATTAGTACAGAGCAGCACCGCGAGGATTTAACATTCTTTCTCTCCACTCTCTCcactcctctcttcctctccttctctcctctcttctctccaCAGCAGAGCACGAGTAGtgaggcggggcggcgggcggaggggcgaggcggagcggcggggctGAATGCAGCGgggaggggtggaggaggaggggcggcgggggtggagggggCGGGGGCTGGTTGCAGAGGAGGCAGGGTGGTGGCGGGTGGAGGGGGCGGGGGGCCGATGGTGGTGGAGGGACCGGCGGGGGTAGGgggattttcttttttaattttttttaacacatTCTAGCACCGGTTATTTCAATCGGTACTAGAGGACCCCTCCTCTAATACCAGATGGCTAGtactggttgcacaaccggtactagaggggggttgggaaccggtactagaggccatttttctagtagtgagaGGAAACAATGGGTAGAAAAATATTGATGTAGGTTTAGAAAATTGTTGAATATGTTTTTTCAAGATGTTGAAATATGTGttccaaaatgttgaatgtatgttttataaaatgttgaatcaagtATTTTGCAAATGTTGATTTGACTTTAAACAAATGTTGAATATGATAtgctaaaatgttgaatcagATACAAAATGTTGAACCTTCTAATCTATacataatattaaagtgcggttgtttcttccaaccgtcgtggtcattttgtaaaaaaatctctcaactttttcgtaataAATCCGTAATCCAAATTctgaagagagagggagaggctcgggtggaaaaaggagggagggagggggttaaaggggaaaaGGCTTCTCCTTTCTTGAAACCAGAGAGGCAACAGAGGGGattgggcgcgggcggcagctGAAGTGGGGCGCCCCACCGCTGCCGCGTGCTGCCCCTACGCACGGTGAGGGCTAGGGGCGacccggcggcggtgagggcgAGAGCCAAGGAAGTCAACCGACCAAGCGACGGTGCGGCCTGCTAGTCCGGCAACCAACCGACCACAATTGCTCCCATGACGACGACCTCGGCTGCCCCTCCATCTTTGACAACCTCAGCTAGACGGAGACGGAGTGGTGACCGGAGCGTCGCGcacgcggaggaggcggggattGCAAGCCTATAATCCCACCTCGCCAATTTACACTTGAAATCGTGGACTTAAAACCCGGGATGCGGATACGGGCAATGAATTGGAGACACCCGAGGAACATAAGAGGGAGGGATTAGACGGAATGATGGATTCGACGAAATCCTCGGGGAAGCCTGAGGTCGTGGTGGAGAAGGTGGATGTgctcgaggcggaggcggtggtgcgggggcgcaaggaggaggagcttgtGGAGGTAGATGACGGATGTGGAAGGGAGGGTGGCGGTGACAACCTTGGCCTCGACGTGGAGCGCCGCAGCGGCATGCGGGGTGAGGCAGGCGTGTGGAGCATACGGTGGTGGACGGGGTGGAGGAAGAGGTGGAAGATGATGGGTGCGCTAGGTGCGGACGCGGGGTGGATGGGATGCGGACATGCGTGCTGCGCCCGAGCATTTGGGCCTGGCGATTTGAGCCTGTTGAGGTTTTTTGCTAGATATGAAAGGTCTCCCTTGGGCAAGGTATTCCAAACTGAAATTGTCTCCACAATTCAGATGTTTGCACCTCAATTTCTTATGTGGAGGAACTACATAGCTATTGATTCGGTATTAACATGATTAGTGAACCAAGGGGAGCTAACACTACTacagaactcggtattagtaccaGTTCGTAGATTGCATATCTCCCAAAAATACAACCGGGATTAATccatcgagataaaaggggggtcttttatcacgggtccctcaaccgggatataaaactctcctttagtcccggtttgtaaaaccaaccgaaaacaaccgggactaacggggCTGCCATGCTAGGCAGTGGACTGATCcctttagtccccgttggtgttacaaaccgggactaaaggtctcctctttagtcacggtttgttttacaaaccgggactacaAACCGTGACTAAAGTGTGTGCGTACAGCACCATACAGGCGCCTAcatggcgcctataatttcgtgcatatcTCACGTACCCttttagttaacctttagtagttgagaactttttttataatgaaatcaatcaaactagtatttaaacgaatcaaacaattatttaaatgaatcaaacaagtatttatacaaatactatacaattcttagcgtactatatatatacaaatctaatTAGTGTACGTATTATATATATCTACGATGATCTTCTCATCGAGGTGCTGggagcgtctaattttcgtccatcgtaatgaaagtctccttttggatttaccacctcatccaccaggaatccaatgagaccttcacatattgccgctactctttccttcttcaagagtcccaattgaatattccacatctgtaatttggatacatatatgtgaattttacatgaacaattgtagaaaataaataactattaatagttttattttacatactttaaattcgtgCTCCGTGGCCTTGCTGGTCTTGGGTCCCAATAAATtttgcatgtgctcacagacatagttgccacatagattatcattcccaggttcctgtcttaagcactgttgtggggaaaaataattaagttattaaatattcatgctatagaatgtacaaaatgtgcagacttcatacgtactaggaagtctgttctccatgtaagtttttctttgaattgaccATATCTTTTTACCCTGATGAATTCTCTCCGTGCTCTAtagattaaaataatgaatgatatagtgttaggtgaaattttaggaaacaaaattttgtatagagatataggtccaaaattattacatGTCTAGCTTGTGTTGAACatcttggtactccttcggaTCTCTGCTCAACGAATCAAAGATAGTGACGTGACTTCGGTCAATGttaataataatgaggatccagtgggacctgcgtacataaatgttcatatatattagaggtaactaacattaatcaggtaaggaaaaagaaaacgaacaTAGACAGTATatacacacttacttgaagttgtatggatgcagtatgtgatcctttaatttttgtctgTCTAAAGAATTGTATATTGCTAGCAACATTTTATCTGGAAAATCTCATATCTGGGCTTGGttcactatggatggatccatgagccaatatggaggtacgcttcatgtCGGCACGTCCGAATTAGTATcatacataaaatggaagacgaagttaattagtacggcgacgcatgcaaaaaaaatgatacGAGCCAAtatttacatgtacatataaacGGATACTTACAGAGTCCAGGCGCTCATCTgagagacgtctagggcaccatgatggtacactttgtatatatatccttgaatcgtaGCCATAGGACTGCCTCGCCTTCgacgtgaaaatctatcggttttatcttaaggccaaacatctccctctcgtcggcagacaacttcatgtaccattgatggaattcgtacatcttcattaatagcttctttagcgaatcagagctaaccataggcttgcctagctcaaaggtccatttcggtttacttggcggtgcagctggcaactcgacttttttttctctttttcttctcatcaacctttactaatgcccgttc from Setaria italica strain Yugu1 chromosome II, Setaria_italica_v2.0, whole genome shotgun sequence encodes the following:
- the LOC101763061 gene encoding putative disease resistance protein RGA1, with amino-acid sequence MEVVFTAIMGEIANKSISFLIDKCSNNLDTPTEEDRRIKTLQSLLLRACVIVEEADGRNITNQAMVHQLNILRKEMYRGYFVMDSLITSQTSEEDKSKDHDVSSNPFAISKFNPVKRLFFHTRSTHGENELQQVLGNLNNIITDMREFIEFMKEYPPLYRQPYSMHLFLDKCMFGRQMEMERIMNFLMTEGPPSAKDVDVLPIVGPVNVGKSTLVGHVCNDERVRNNFARIVFITEVDIKDNGLTDLKDGGLIIHQNNSPNGNERLLSIIEFPDDVDEAGWKMYLAFATRLAATVKIIITSRSSKIIGFGTTQALILNFLPPEAYWYFFKVITFGSAYPKDHPKLESIAMEICRGINGSFKVANIVSSLLRDSLNARHWFVVHKFLKLLMEMNICLTAHESKEVRTYYYLKRMVNNDHFIIYDYHESFADDMVPKTTLCDVIFGSVRCEGKFKVLSWKSRIPPYKNYIYTCDMKKKKKK
- the LOC111256202 gene encoding uncharacterized protein LOC111256202 gives rise to the protein MLLAIYNSLDRQKLKDHILHPYNFKSHWILIIINIDRSHVTIFDSLSRDPKEYQDVQHKLDIARREFIRVKRYGQFKEKLTWRTDFLCLRQEPGNDNLCGNYVCEHMQNLLGPKTSKATEHEFKMWNIQLGLLKKERVAAICEGLIGFLVDEVVNPKGDFHYDGRKLDAPSTSMRRSS